A region of Haliotis asinina isolate JCU_RB_2024 chromosome 7, JCU_Hal_asi_v2, whole genome shotgun sequence DNA encodes the following proteins:
- the LOC137290737 gene encoding dnaJ homolog subfamily B member 4-like produces MGKDYYKILNVAKGASDEDIKKGYRKMALKYHPDKNKSPGAEEKFKEIAEAYEVLSDPKKKEIYDKYGEEGLKGGMNSGGANPGQGGTYHYSFHGNPHETFRMFFGDENPFGSFFSSGFGGSSMRTSGFGHHFGPGGPDDMDVDDDPFGQQFSSFGGPGGHYQQFSSGGMPRQRKQDAAIVKDLQVSLEDIYKGGTKRMKITRKVLNPDGQSTRLEEKILTVDIKPGWKAGTKITFPKEGDQKPNNIPADIVFVLKDKPHPQFVREGSDIRYKAKVLLRDALCGTTIHVPTVDGRKIPLNISDVIKPGSIKRIQGEGLPYPKQAGKRGDLIIEFSVAFPDKLSQVAKDNLKQMLPRT; encoded by the coding sequence ATGGGTAAAGACTATTACAAAATACTTAACGTCGCCAAAGGAGCGAGCGATGAAGACATCAAAAAGGGTTATCGTAAAATGGCCCTGAAATATCACCCGGAcaagaataagtctcccggagcTGAAGAAAAATTCAAGGAGATCGCCGAGGCATATGAAGTGCTTAGTGACCCCAAGAAGAAGGAAATATATGACAAATATGGCGAAGAAGGGCTGAAGGGTGGTATGAACAGCGGCGGTGCAAACCCAGGCCAGGGAGGCACCTACCACTATTCTTTCCATGGCAACCCACACGAAACTTTCCGAATGTTTTTCGGAGATGAAAATCCATTTGGGAGTTTCTTCAGTTCGGGTTTTGGGGGAAGCAGTATGAGAACGTCCGGCTTTGGTCATCATTTTGGTCCTGGGGGACCAGACGACATGGACGTTGACGACGACCCGTTTGGTCAACAGTTTTCATCATTTGGAGGGCCCGGTGGACATTATCAACAGTTCAGTTCAGGCGGCATGCCAAGACAGCGGAAACAGGACGCTGCCATCGTCAAAGATCTACAGGTGTCACTTGAAGATATATACAAGGGAGGAACTAAACGTATGAAAATCACACGGAAAGTTCTCAACCCAGACGGACAGAGCACAAGATTGGAGGAAAAAATCCTCACTGTGGATATTAAACCTGGCTGGAAAGCAGGAACCAAAATTACCTTCCCGAAAGAGGGGGACCAGAAACCTAATAATATACCAGCCGACATTGTATTTGTGTTGAAAGACAAACCCCACCCTCAGTTTGTTAGGGAAGGAAGTGACATAAGATACAAAGCCAAAGTGTTGCTAAGGGATGCACTTTGTGGTACTACAATTCATGTACCAACTGTTGATGGCAGGAAAATACCTTTGAACATTTCTGATGTTATAAAACCAGGTAGTATTAAAAGAATTCAGGGAGAAGGACTACCTTACCCAAAACAAGCAGGGAAAAGGGGAGACCTCATCATAGAGTTCTCGGTGGCCTTCCCAGATAAACTATCACAAGTTGCTAAGGACAATTTGAAGCAGATGCTACCCCGTACCTAA